The sequence below is a genomic window from Blastococcus sp. Marseille-P5729.
CGTCCCATCGATACGCGGATGCTCTGGCGTCCGCGCCGATCATCACCGGTCATCGCGAGGACGACGTAGCTAGGCTCGGACACCCCCGCCGTGCAGGCCGAGCCCGTCGAGATGGCGACGCCTTCGCCGTCGAGCAGCATCAGCAGCGATTCGGCGTCCGCCCCCGGAACGTGCAGGTTCACGATCGCCGGATGCGTGCCGGCCCCGTCGACGGCGTGCCCGTTGACCTCCACGCCGCCGATGCCGGAAGCCTCCCGCACGATCCGCTCCCGGAGCGTCATCAGCCGGGCGCGTTCGGCGACCCGCTCAGCCTCTGCCTCTCGCACCGCGGTCGCCAGGCCCACTGCTCCGGCCACGTCAAGGGTGCCCGAGCGGATCTTGCGCTCCTGGCCGCCGCCGTGCGCCGTCGGCACCGGTGCGAACCCGCGGACGGCGAGCAACGCGCCGACGCCTACTGGCCCGCCGATCTTGTGCCCGGACAACGCCAGGCTGGTCACCGGCAGACCACCGAAGTCGACCGCTGCTCGCCCGATCGCCTGCACCGCATCGACGTGCAGCGCGACCCCGCGTTCTGCGCAGATTGCCGCGAGAGCAGGAATGTCGTTGATGGTGCCGACCTCGTTGTTCGCCCACATCACGGCCGCGACCGCGACGTCGTCGCCTGCCAGTGCCTCGGCGAGCACGTCAGGATGGGCAGTCCCGTGCTGGTCGACCTCGACCCACCGCAACGTCGCGCCCTCGCGGGCGGCAAGCCAGTGCGCCGAGTCCAGCACCGCGTGGTGCTCGGTCGGCGGCAGCGCGATCGCCGTGCGGGCCGGGTTCGCGTCGCGTGCTGCCCAGTAACCTCCCTTGACCGCCAGGTTGTCCGCCTCGGTGGCCCCGCTGGTGAAGATCACCTCGACCGGATCCGCACCGAGCGTCTCGGCGATCTGCTCGCGCGCCTCCTCGATCGCCCGTCGCGCCCGGCGACCGGCCGCGTGCAGGGACGACGGATTGCCGGTCTCCCGCAGGGCGGCCGCCATCACCTCGATGACGCTGTCGCGGACCACGGTGGTGGCGGCGTGATCCAGGTAGACCTCACTCATTCCATGCCCCTCGCCATCCGGTCCAGTCGCTCGAAGACCGCCGCGTCGGCACGCAGCCCGTCGTGCTCGTACTGGTTGGTGATCCACGCCCGCACCCCCGGCGTACGCCGAGCGACGTCGAGCGAGGCGTCGGCGTCGACGTACATGTCGTCGTAGTAGACGGCGGCCGCGACGGGGACCTCGTTGCCTGCCAGTCGCTCGGTGTCATACAGCGGATCCCAGTCCTGCTTGCCATGCAGCAGATCGGTGACCTCGGCGTACGGCGCAAGTCCGGGCACATCGGTGAACCGCCAGCGCTCCATCATCTCGCCGGTCAGCAGGGGGTGCGCTGCATCGCGCGCCAGCGCGCGGATCTCACCGCGGGTGCGGGTGGCCGCCCAGGACGACGCGCCAGGGCCGTCGCAGTAGATCGCCTCCTGCAGGAGTGCGTACAACGGCGACGCCGCATCGTCGGTGCGCGCCGCGACGTCGGCAAGGAAGGCCGGCGTCAGCTCGTCGGCCACCAGCGCGTTCTCCAGCAGGTAGTGCAGACCGGCGCTGCCGTCGCTGCGCCCCAGCGCGATGCCGATCGCCAGCAGCCGATCAGTGGTCAGCCGTCCGCCGTCCGGCAGCATCACGGGACGCTGCAGCCTGCGAACGAGAGCATCGAGGCGGCGCCGGTCGCCCGGGAAGGCGCGGAAGTGGTTGCCGTTCTTGGCGATGACCCGCATCCAGGTACGTCGGTAGACCTGCTCGGCACTCAGCCCGATCGGAGGGACGCCGCCGGTGATCAGGCATCGCTGCAGCCCCTCGGGCGCGAACGACAGATAGCTGAACGTGATGAAGCCGCCGTAGCTCTGCCCGAGAGTGCTCCACCGCCCGCCACCGGCCACCTCGGCGCGGAACAGCTCGGCGTCTCGCACGATGGCGTCGGCTCGGAGCGCCGAGACATATCGCGCGGCACCCTCCGCACCGCGCCGGGTCACGACGGACGGCAGCAGCGGCGTCGAGGAGCCGGTTCCACGCTGGTCCAGCAGCAGCACCCGGTAGCGACGCAGCGCCGCGTCCAGCCATCCGGCCCGGTTCGTCGGGCGGGGCGCCGCCCCGCCGGGGCCGCCCTGCAGGAACAACAGCCACGGCAATGATCCCGGGTCGTCATGCTCGGCGCCGACCACCTCCCGCGCGTAGACCTCGATGGACTCGCCGTCCGGGTCGGCGTACCGCAGGGGTGCCCGCACCGAGTGGTCGCGGGCCCGGATGCCGGGCACGAGAAGGTGGTACGGGTTCACGGGCGCTCCTGTTCGTTCGCTGGTGTCCGGCCGGACGGCCAGACCTAGTGCGCGGCGTCCTCCCAGTTCGGGCCGACGCCTACCGACACCTCCATCGGCACATCGAGGGTCGCCGCCGCACCCATCTGCTTGCGCACCAGCTCCTCCACCTGCTCGCGCTCCCCCGGCGCGATCTCGAGCACCAGCTCGTCATGGACCTGCAGCAGCATGCGCGAGCGCACCCCCGCATCGCGCAACGCCTGCTCGACACCGAGCATCGCGACCTTGATGATGTCGGCGGCCGATCCCTGGATCGGCGCGTTGAGGGCCATCCGCTCGGCAGCATCGCGGCGCTGCCGGTTGTCGCTGGTGAGGTCGGGAAGATAGCGCCGCCGCCCCATGATCGTCTCGGTGTAACCGACGACGCGTGCCTCCTCGACGACATCGCGCAGGTAGTCGCGGACGCCGCCGAAGCGCTCGAAATAGGCCTCCATCTGCAGGCGGGCCTCCTCCGGGGGGATGCGCAGCTGCTGCGACAGGCCGTACGCCGACAGGCCGTAGGCCAGGCCGTAGGACATCGCCTTGATCCGGCGACGCATCTCGGGGTCGACATCGGTGGTCTCGATGCCGAAGGCGCGGGCCGCGACGAAGGTGTGCAGGTCCTCACCGGAGGTGAAAGCCTCGATGAGCCCGGCGTCCCCGGAGAGGTGGGCCATGATGCGCATCTCGATCTGGCTGTAGTCGGCGGTCATCAACGACTCGTACCCGGCGCCCGGCACGAACGCGCGGCGGATCTGGCGCCCCTCCGCGCTGCGCACGGGCACGTTCTGCAGGTTGGGGTCGGTGGAGCTCAGCCGGCCGGTGGCCGCGACCATCTGCTGGAAGGTCGTGTGCACCCGCCCGGCGTCGTCCGCGAGCGGGATCAAGCCGTCCACGACACTGCGCAGGCGGCTGATGTCACGATGGCGCATGAGCAGCACCAGGAAGGGATGGTCAGTCTGCTCCAGCAGCCCCTTCAACGAGTCGGCGTCCGTGGTGTACCCGCTCTTGATCTTCTTGGTCTTGGGCAGCCCCAGCTCGTCAAACAGCACGACCTGCAGCTGTTTCGGCGAGCCGAGGTTGATCTCGTGCCCGATGACGGCGTACGCCTCGGACGCGACGTTGGCGACCTCGTCAGCGAACTGCCTGGACAGCTCCTGCAGGTACGGTCCGTCGACGGCGATGCCGCGGATCTCCATCTCCGCCAGCAACTGCGCCAGCGGCAGCTCCATTTCGGTGAGCAGCGCTGCAGCACCCCGGTTCTGCACCTCGGGCTCGAGCGCGTCGAAAAGCTGCGTGGTGCCGACCGCGCGGGAGATCTGCTCGGCGGCGATCTGATGGTCGGCCTCCTCCTCACCTCCGTCGAGGGTGAGCTGCTCCGCGCCTGCGGCGGCCTCGGCCTGCAGCTCGCGGTGCAGGTACGCCGTGGTGAGCGCGCCGAGGTCGAAGGTGCGACGGCCGGGGTTGACCAGGTAGGCCGCGAGCGCCGTGTCGCCCGCGAGACCGTCGAGAGCCCATCCGCGCGCCGCGATCGCCAGCAGCGGGCCCTTGATGTCGTGCCCGATCTTCGGTCGCCGGGGATCGGCCAGCCAGCGGGCGAGCGACTGCTCGTCCGCCGGGTCCATGGTGTCGCTGGTGATGTCGGCGTACGCCGCTTCGGCTCCGTTCAGCGCGATCCCGGTGAGCTCGCCGGTGCCCCGCCCCCACTCCCCACGGAAGGACACGGCAGTCGACGCCTCGGAGGAGGTGTGCTGGTCGAGCCAGTCACCCAGCGTGCCCGGTGGGATCGTGACGACATCCACGTCGATCGCATCGGCGGTCACCGGCTCGTCGGAGGCCAGGACGGCATTGAGCCGGTCGCGTATCTGGCCCCGGAACTGCAGCTCGTCGAAGGTCCTGTTCAGCGCATCGGCGTTCATGCCGGAGATGACCGCCTGCTGCGGGCCCATCTCGAGCTCGAGGTCGTCACGTAACCGGTTCAGCGAATAGTTGCGCTCGACCGACGGGAGGTGCTCGCGCAGTGACTCTCCCGCCTTTCCCTTGATCTCGCCCAGGTGCTCGATGATCCCGTCGATGCCCCCGTACGCCGTAATCCACTTCGCAGCCGTCTTCGGGCCGACGCCGGGGACGCCCGGGAGGTTGTCGGAAGTCTCGCCGACGAGCGCGGCGAGGTCTCGATACCGCTCGGGCGGGACGCCGTACTTTCCCTCCACCTCGGCGGAGTCCATCCGGGAGAGCACCGAGACGCCCTGCTTCGGGTAGAGCACCGTGACCCCGCCGCCGACCAGCTGGAAGGCGTCCCGGTCACCGGAGCAGATGAGCACGTCCATGCCGTCGGCTCGCGCCTGGCGGGTAAGGGTGGCGATGATGTCGTCGGCCTCGAAGCCCTCCTTCGTCAGCCAGCTGATGCCCATCGCGTCCAGGACGTCCTGGATGCGCGAGACCTGGCCCTTGAACTCGTCGGGTGACTTCGAGCGGTTCGCCTTGTACTCGGCGTAGGACTCGGTCCGGAACGAGACGCGGGATAGGTCGAAGGCGACGGCGACGTGGGTGGGCTCCTCGTCACGCAGCAAGTTGATCAGCATCGACGTGAAGCCGTAGACCGCGTTCGTCGACTGCCCGGTCGTGGTCTGGAAGTTCTCCGCGGGTAGGGCGAAGAAGGCGCGGTAGGCCAGGGAATGCCCATCGAGCAAGAGCAGGCGCTTGTTGTCACTCACCTGGTCGAGTCTAGGGTTGTCGTATGACAAGCGACGCACCCGAAGCGAGCAACCCGCCTCATCCGCGACCGAAGGTCTTCGACGAGCGGACCGTGCCCGCGGGGCAGCTGGACGAGAAGCTCGGCATCCAGTACCTCGACTACAATCCCGCGCGCACCGTGGCGACCATGCCCGTAGCGGGAAATCTCCAGCCGTACGGCCTGATGCATGGCGGCGCATCGGCCGCGCTCGCGGAAAGCATCGGCTCGACCTGCGCCGTGCTCAACTCCGACGGGGCGGTCTGCGTGGGCGTTCAGGTGCTGGCCAACCATCACCGCGCGGCCCGCGCGGGCGTCGTTACCGCGGTCGCCAGGCCGGTGCACTCGGGCCGGTCGTTGAAGACCATCGCCATCGAGATCACCAACGAGGACGACGAACTGGTGTGCTCGGCGCAGCTCACCGCGATGGCGCTGCCGAAGGCGCCGGGGGCACGCAGCTAGCCCAACGAGGAGGAGCGGCCGCGGATCCGGCGCCGGGCGGTCTCACGGGCGGCCACCGGCTGACCGAGGCCGAGGGTCCGTCGCAGGGTGCCGACGGTCGTGACCCGGCGGTGCTCCATGGGCATGAAGCCGGCCTTGGCGAAGTACCGGTTGACGTCGCGTGACTCGTTGGCCACGCCGACGATGACGTACTCGGCGGAGAGCTCCTCCGCGAACCGGGTGACCGCCGCGAGCAGCTCTCGCCCCACTCCGCGGTGCCGGCGCTGGTCGGGCACGACCAGATAGTGGACGTCGATCGCCGGGCGCCCGACCAGCGAGCTGAACAGGTTCTCGGAGGTGACCGCGAAGCCGGCGATCTGCCCACTGCCGGTCTCGATCGCGAGCAGGGTGCGAAACTCCGGGCTCGCGATGACGGCGGTGAAGTCGGGAGTCGGACCGCCGGGCGGATCGAGGACCAGTCGCGAACCCGAGGGCAGGCGGGCCTCGGCGGCCATCGCGTCCCGCACCATCGAAGTGATCGCGTCCGCGTCCTGCGCGGTCGCGTCTCGGATGAGTAGCGATCCCCTGGTCATTTGCACCTCGACCGTCCTGAGCACCTGACCGACACAACCTAGCACCGGTCGTCTCGCTGGGCCGGTCGACCGGAATGCTAGCCCTGCCCGCCGAGGTAGGCGTCGATGATGCTCTGGTCGTGCAGCAGCTCCTTGCCGGTGCCGGACTTGGTGACCGCTCCGGTCTCCAGGATGTAGGCGCGGTGCGAGCGCGACAGCGCGCCCTTGGCGTTCTGCTCCACAAGCAGCACGGTGACGCCCTCGCGGTTGATGGTCGAGATGATCTCGAGGATCTGCTGGATGATCTTCGGGGCCAGGCCCAGCGACGGCTCGTCGAGCAGCAGCAGCCGGGGCCGGGACATCAGCGCGCGGCCGATGGCGAGCATCTGCTGCTCGCCGCCGGACATCAGCCCACCCTTCTGATCCTTGCGCTCCGCGAGCCGCGGGAACAGCTCGAAGACGTGCTCGACCATCTGGTTGTAGGCCTGCTTCGACTCGAACTTCCGGGCGTAGGTGCCCATGTCGAGGTTCTCCAGGACGGTCATCCCCGGGAAGATGCCGCGTCCCTCGGGCGCCTGACAGATCCCGGCCTGCACGCGGTGGTGCGGCGCCATCCTCGAGATGTCCTCGCCCTCGAAGACGATCGAGCCGCGGGTAAGTGGACGCACCCCGGAGATCGCGCGCATGGTGGTCGTCTTGCCTGCTCCGTTGGCGCCGATGAGGGAGACGACCTCGCCCTCGTTGACCTGCAAGTCGATGCCGTGCAGCGCCTCGATGGCGCCGTAGTTGACGACGACGTCCTTCAGCTCGAGCATTCCTACTCCCCGTCCTGGTCGGTGTCGTCGTCCACGCCGAGGTAGGCCGCGATGACGGCGGGGTCGTTGCGGATGTCCTCGGGAACCCCCTCGGCGATCTTGCGCCCGAACTCAAGGACGACGATCCGGTCGGTGACGCCCATGACCACCCGCATGTCATGCTCGATCAGCAGCACGGTGTAGCCCTGGTCGCGGATCTCCTGGATCAGCCCCATCAGCTGCACCTTCTCGGCCGGGTTGAACCCGGCCGCAGGCTCGTCGAGGCACAGCAGCTTGGGCTCGGTGGCCAACGCGCGGGCGATCTCCAGGCGGCGCTGGTATCCGTACGGAAGCGATCGGGCGGGCTCGTGGGCGCGGTCGGCGATGCCGACGAACTCCAGAAGCTCCATTCCCCTGTCGTAGGCGATCCGCTCCTCGCGGCGGTGTCGAGGCGAGCGGAAGACCGCGCCGGCGATCGAGGTCTTGTGCCGCGCGTCGATGCCGACGGCGACATTCTCCAGGGCCGTCATGGACGCGAACAGCCGAATGTTCTGGAAGGTGCGCGCGATGCCCATTCGGGTGATCTGGTTGCGCTTCATCCGGCGCAGCGGCGTCCCGTCGAAGATGACCTGGCCCGAGCTCGGCGTGTATACACCGGTCATCGCGTTGAAGCAGGTGGTCTTCCCGGCCCCGTTGGGGCCGATCAGGCCGAGGATCTCACCGCGCTTGATGTCGAAGCTCACCGAGTCCATTGCCTTCAGGCCGCCGAACTGCATGGTGACGTCCTGCAGGCTCACCAGTGTCTCGCCGACAGCGGCATTCACATCGCGCTCGAGGTGGACGTCCATCTCCGACTGGTCGACCTGCGTGAAGGTGTCGACGGGGTGCTTGATCGCGCCGATGTCGTCGGGGTTGGTCGACATGCTCATCAGCGGTCTCCTCCCTTCGGCAGGCCGGGTCGGTCGTCGCCGGCGATGCCGTCCAGGTCCCCGGGACCGTCGTCGAAGGGCGGCCCGCTCTCGTACTTGTGCATCGGCGAGGTGCCCGGGACCACGTGGGCGCTCTGACCCTCGACGTCCGTGTCGGGCTCGGTGTGTCCGGTGATCACGGGGTCTGTCACCGGGGGTATGTCGGGCCCGGCACCCATCAGGCGGTGCCGCGCCGGCAGCAGGCCCTGCGGACGGAACAGCATGATGATGATCAGAACGACGCCGAAGATCAGGTATTTGTACTCGGCGATCTCGGCGAAGCGAGCCGGGATGTAGGCGACCAGGAAGGCGCCGATGATGACGCCGAACTTGTTGCCTTGACCGCCGAGCACGACCGCGACAACGAAGAAGATCGACGACACGACATCGAATTTCTGGTTGTTGACGAACTGCACCTGTCCGGCCATGAAGGCACCGGACAGCCCACCGACTCCCGCGCCGATCGCGAACGCCCACACCTTGTACTTGAAGGTCTGCACACCCATGATCTCGGCGGCGTCCTCGTCCTCGCGCAGCGAGATCCAGGCACGGCCGACGCGGGACTTCTCCAGGTTGTTGGTCGCCCAGATGACCAGCGCGATCATCAGCAGCAGCGCCCAGTACCACCAGACGCCGTAGTTGAATGCGCCCTTGTTGACGTTGCCGGTCGAGAACACGCCGTTGGGCAGCTCGTCGGAGGTGAGCACCCGCGGGTAGTCGATCTGCTTGAATCCGCCGTTGCCCTTCAGCCACGGGATGTTGTCGGCCGCGAGCCGCACGAGCTCACCGAAGCCGAGCGTCACGATCGCCAGGTAGTCGCCTCTGACCCGCAGCGTGGGTATGCCGAGGAACAGGCCGCTGATTGCCGTGATCACGACGGCGATGGGCACCGCGGCGAACCAGTTGATGCTGATCGTGTCGGCCCAGTCGCTGCCTGAGCTGGTCAGCAGCGCGACCACATAGGCCGCGATCGCGTAGAAGCCGATGTACCCGAGGTCGAGCAGTCCCGCGAGCCCCACCACGATGTTCAGCCCGAGCGCGATCAGTGCCATGCGTGCGCATTCGGCCATGACCAGCGCGAAGTCGTTGGGGCCGCCGGACAGGCCCGGTGGACGCAGGATCGGGAGGACGACCAGGAAGGCCACCCCCGCCAGGGTGAGGGCGATCTTGGGGCCCTTGCCGAGGTCGTCCCACCAGCGCACGACCGGGTTCGGGTGGGTGCTGCGGACCGGTGCCGCGTTGGTCGCACTCATACTCGAGCCTTTCCGAGCGACTCACCGAGGATGCCGGTGGGCCGGAACATCAGGATGAGGATCAGCAGGACGAAGGCGATCGCGTGCCGCCACTGGGCGCCGAAGAGCACCTGGCCCCAGTTCTCCGCGATGCCCAGCAGCAGGCCACCCAGCAGCGCCCCGCGCAAGTTGCCGATGCCGCCGAGCACCGCCGCCGCGAAGGCCTTCAGGCCGAGCAGGAAGCCGGCGTTGTAGACCATGGTCTGCGGGACGTAGACGCTGTACAGCAGCGCCGCGGCGCCGGCGAGCACGCCACCGAAGAAGAAGGTGATCATGATGACCCGCTCGGGGTTGACGCCCATCAGGGTCGCCGTGGTGGTGTCCTGGGAGACCGCGCGGATGCCGCGCCCGAGCTTGGTGCGATTGACGAAGTAGTCGGCGATCACCATCAGCAGCACCGCGGCCCCGATGATGACCAGCTGTAGGTTGGTGACCTCGGCGCCCAGGAAGGTGAACTGGGTCTGGGCCTCGACGAGGCGGATGGGCCGTTCGGGGACGGCGCCACGCCAGACGAAGAAGATCTGCTGGATGACGAAGGACGCGCCGATCGCCGTGATCAGGAAGACCAGCGGCGGGGCACCCTTCTTGCGCAGCGGCCGGTAGGCGATCCGCTCGACCGCGAGCGCGGTGCCGCCTGCGGCGAGCATCGAGATCAGCATCGCCAGCAGCAGGTACCCGAGGGTGAGGCCGGCGCCCTGGTCGTAAGCATCGGCGCTGGGTGAGAAGCCGAGCGCCTGCAGCACGAAGTACTGCACGAACAGGCCCACGAGGAAGACCTCGGAATGGGCGAAGTTGATCAGACGAAGGACGCCGTACACGAGCGTGTACCCGATCGCGACCAGCGCGTAGATCGCTCCGACGGTCAGGCCGCTGACCGTGTACTGCATGAAGTTGTTGAACAGGCCTTCGACGTTGAAGGTGATCCAGTCCACGGCGAGCAGGCTCGCCGACGATGCCTCTAGCACCATGTGCTCCGTGGGGTCGCTGGCTGACGGGCCCGCACGCGTCCGGGGCGTAACCGATGCGGCTACGCCCCGGAGCGTGCTGGCTACTGGGCAGGCAAGGGCTACTTGACCTCGTAGACCCAGATGTTGTTCTCCTCGAGCTCGCCGGTGCCGTCCCACTTGTAGTGGCGGGCAAGGCCGTCACCGTCGTAGTTGGTGACGAACTCGAGCATCGCCTCGCGCGTCGTGGCGCCGGAGTCGATTCCCTTCAGCATGATCGTGGCCAGGTCATAGCCCTCGGTCGAGTAGACGCCGGGTACCGCGCCGCCGGAGACCTCCTCGTACTCGGCTGCGAAGTCCTCCGGGGCCGGCCCGCACGGGCAGGACAGGATGGCGCCCTTGGACGCCGATCCGGCGCCGTCGACGAACGCCGGGTCGTTCACGCCGTCTCCGGAGACGAAGGTGGCCTCCACGCCGCCCTCCTTCAGCTGCTGGGCCAGGGGCGCGGCCTCGGCGTAGTAACCGGCGTAGATGACGGCGTCCACGTCGGCGTCCTTGACCTGGGTCACGATCGCCGAGAACTCCTTGTCCTTGGTCTTCGTGTCCGCCTCGCAGGTGACCAGGTCACCGAGACCGGTCTTCAGCTCGGCGGCGAAGCCCTTGCCGTAGTCCGAGTCGTCCTTGATCAGGCAAACCTTCTCGGGCTTCATCTCGTTCTTGACGTATGCCGCGAGCGCCGGGCCCTGCACCGCGTCGTTGGCCAGGCCGCGGAAGAAGGTCTTCCAGCCGTTCTTCGACAGGTCCGGGTTGGTGGCCGAGGCGCTGAGCGCGGGCAGGCCGGCGTCGGCGAACTGGCCGCTGACCGCGTTGGTCTCGCCGGAGAACGCGGGACCGAGCAGCGCGATGACGGACGCGTCGCCGATGATCGACGGTGCGACCTGGGTGGCCTTCTCCGGGGCGCCCTCGGTGTCAAACTCCTTGACCTCGACCTGGCAGTCGGGGTTGGCGTCGTTGTGCTTCTTGATCGCCACCTCCATGCCCCAGCGGATGTTCTTGCCCAACGCGGCGTTGTCACCGGTCAGGGCACCCGCGAAGCCGAGGGCGATGCCTTCGCACTTGGCGCTGCCATCGCCTGCCGGGTCGGCCGGTTCGGCGTCCTCCCCGGCCTCGACGGGCTTGCCTTCCTTGTCAATCTGCTGCAGCGGCTGGATGGTGAGTTCGTCGGACGAGCCGCCACCCCCGCCGTTGCCACCGGAACCGGTCTCCTTCTCGCCGCACCCGGTCAGCGCCAGAGCGACGACTGCGCTCACGGCGATGACTCCGCGGACCGAATGACGCGCCACGCGCACCTCCTGATCACTTTGACGGTGCTGGGTGCGCGCACGTCGCGGGCAGCTTCCGGCATCGTCAAGGAGAACAAATTAGCGTCGCACGATTACCAATTTGTTAAGTGGCACTGCTCCGTTATGCAACAGCAATAATGTGACCGGCGTCGCGTTACCTGCGAGTAGGTGTGATATGGGTCAACCGCGCAGTGAGTGGTCTAGCACCGCCTCGGCCACCAGCCTCATCGACGTGCGGCGCTCCATCGCACTGCGCTGAATGAAGCGAAACGCCTCCGGCTCGCTGAGCTTGTGCACCGTCATGAGGTAGCTCTTGGCCCGCTCGATGAGCTTGCGCGTCTCGATCCGCTCGTTCAGGTCGCCGATCTCCGCCTCCAGAGCGCGCATCTCGGCAAAGCGGGCGTAGGCCATCTCGATCGCGGGCGTCAGGTCGGCCTGCGAGAAGGGCTTGGTCAGATAGGCCATCACGCCGGCCTTGAGTGCCCGGTCGATGAGGTCGCGCTGGCTGAAGGCCGACAGGACGACGATCGGCGCGATCCGCCGCTCGCCGATGACCTCGGCCGCACTGAGACCGTCGACCCGGGGCATCTTCACGTCGAGGATGATCAGATCCGGCTGCAGCGCCTCGGCCAGCTCGATCGCCTCCTGGCCGTCACGCGCCTCACCGACCACCTCGTAGCCCTCGTCACGGAGCATCTCGCGCAGGTCCAGACGGATGAGCGCCTCGTCCTCGGCGATCAGAACGCGCAGGCGAGCGGGTCTGCCGTCCTCGGGCTCGGTCTGCACTTGGTTCAAACAATCCTCGGCTTCGCGCGTCGTCGTACGCGCAGGTGACGTGTCATTCGATACTCTAGTCTGCGGCACTCGGCGGAATCGTCGAGACGCGAGACGGCCCCGTAGCCCAACGGCAGAGGCACGGTGCTCAAACCACCGCAAGTGTCGGTTCGAATCCGACCGGGGCTACCAACCGATCAGCGAGGCGCAACGATGTCCTATTCCGAGGATCCGGATCGCACCCGCGAGCTTCCGGCCAGCCTCGATCCCCGCGGCGTCCCCGACGCCGACCCGTACGACCGGACGCGTCCCCTCCCGCCGCCGCCCGGGCCTCGCGATCCCTACCGGGGCGCGGCGTACGACCCGCGCTATGACCGCCAGCGTCCGCTGCCCCCCGCCGAGCCGGCCTATCGCCCGCCACCGGGCGAGCGCGGGTATCCGCCGGTCCCGCCCCCAGGTCGCGGTGCTCCCCCGGCAGCCCCGCGACCGCGGCGCAAGCGCCGGGGGCTGCGGATCTTCGCCTGGCTGATGACGGCGCTGCTGCTGGTGGTCGTCGGGTTCGTGGTCTACCTCGATTTCTCCCTCAACCGCCAGGACGTCCTCTCCGACTACGAGGGTCGACCGGCCGAGACCCCGGGCACGACCTGGCTGCTGGTGGGGTCGGACTCGCGCGAGGACCTCACCCCCGAACAACAGGCCGAGTACTCGACCGGCGACGTCGAGGGCAAGCGCACCGACACCATCATGCTGCTGCACGTGCCGGACTCGGACGCGCCGCCCACGCTCGTGAGCCTGCCCCGCGACACCGTGGCCGAGATCCCTGGCCACGGCGAGCAGAAGCTCAACGCGGCCTTCTCCTACGGCGGGGGCGCGCTGCTCACGCAGACCGTCGAGGGGCTCACGGGCATGCGGATCGACCGGTACGCCGAGATCGGCTTCGGCGGCTTCGCCGGGGTCGTCGACTCGGTGGGTGGCGTGGAGATGTGTCTCGACGAGCCGATGAACGACCCGAAGGCCGGACTGGACCTGCCGGCCGGATGCCAGACGCTCAACGGCGCCCAGGCTCTGGCGTACGT
It includes:
- a CDS encoding cysteine desulfurase family protein; this translates as MSEVYLDHAATTVVRDSVIEVMAAALRETGNPSSLHAAGRRARRAIEEAREQIAETLGADPVEVIFTSGATEADNLAVKGGYWAARDANPARTAIALPPTEHHAVLDSAHWLAAREGATLRWVEVDQHGTAHPDVLAEALAGDDVAVAAVMWANNEVGTINDIPALAAICAERGVALHVDAVQAIGRAAVDFGGLPVTSLALSGHKIGGPVGVGALLAVRGFAPVPTAHGGGQERKIRSGTLDVAGAVGLATAVREAEAERVAERARLMTLRERIVREASGIGGVEVNGHAVDGAGTHPAIVNLHVPGADAESLLMLLDGEGVAISTGSACTAGVSEPSYVVLAMTGDDRRGRQSIRVSMGRTTTESDIERLLAALPLAAARARRATGYRGTRG
- a CDS encoding alpha/beta fold hydrolase encodes the protein MNPYHLLVPGIRARDHSVRAPLRYADPDGESIEVYAREVVGAEHDDPGSLPWLLFLQGGPGGAAPRPTNRAGWLDAALRRYRVLLLDQRGTGSSTPLLPSVVTRRGAEGAARYVSALRADAIVRDAELFRAEVAGGGRWSTLGQSYGGFITFSYLSFAPEGLQRCLITGGVPPIGLSAEQVYRRTWMRVIAKNGNHFRAFPGDRRRLDALVRRLQRPVMLPDGGRLTTDRLLAIGIALGRSDGSAGLHYLLENALVADELTPAFLADVAARTDDAASPLYALLQEAIYCDGPGASSWAATRTRGEIRALARDAAHPLLTGEMMERWRFTDVPGLAPYAEVTDLLHGKQDWDPLYDTERLAGNEVPVAAAVYYDDMYVDADASLDVARRTPGVRAWITNQYEHDGLRADAAVFERLDRMARGME
- the polA gene encoding DNA polymerase I gives rise to the protein MSDNKRLLLLDGHSLAYRAFFALPAENFQTTTGQSTNAVYGFTSMLINLLRDEEPTHVAVAFDLSRVSFRTESYAEYKANRSKSPDEFKGQVSRIQDVLDAMGISWLTKEGFEADDIIATLTRQARADGMDVLICSGDRDAFQLVGGGVTVLYPKQGVSVLSRMDSAEVEGKYGVPPERYRDLAALVGETSDNLPGVPGVGPKTAAKWITAYGGIDGIIEHLGEIKGKAGESLREHLPSVERNYSLNRLRDDLELEMGPQQAVISGMNADALNRTFDELQFRGQIRDRLNAVLASDEPVTADAIDVDVVTIPPGTLGDWLDQHTSSEASTAVSFRGEWGRGTGELTGIALNGAEAAYADITSDTMDPADEQSLARWLADPRRPKIGHDIKGPLLAIAARGWALDGLAGDTALAAYLVNPGRRTFDLGALTTAYLHRELQAEAAAGAEQLTLDGGEEEADHQIAAEQISRAVGTTQLFDALEPEVQNRGAAALLTEMELPLAQLLAEMEIRGIAVDGPYLQELSRQFADEVANVASEAYAVIGHEINLGSPKQLQVVLFDELGLPKTKKIKSGYTTDADSLKGLLEQTDHPFLVLLMRHRDISRLRSVVDGLIPLADDAGRVHTTFQQMVAATGRLSSTDPNLQNVPVRSAEGRQIRRAFVPGAGYESLMTADYSQIEMRIMAHLSGDAGLIEAFTSGEDLHTFVAARAFGIETTDVDPEMRRRIKAMSYGLAYGLSAYGLSQQLRIPPEEARLQMEAYFERFGGVRDYLRDVVEEARVVGYTETIMGRRRYLPDLTSDNRQRRDAAERMALNAPIQGSAADIIKVAMLGVEQALRDAGVRSRMLLQVHDELVLEIAPGEREQVEELVRKQMGAAATLDVPMEVSVGVGPNWEDAAH
- a CDS encoding PaaI family thioesterase; protein product: MTSDAPEASNPPHPRPKVFDERTVPAGQLDEKLGIQYLDYNPARTVATMPVAGNLQPYGLMHGGASAALAESIGSTCAVLNSDGAVCVGVQVLANHHRAARAGVVTAVARPVHSGRSLKTIAIEITNEDDELVCSAQLTAMALPKAPGARS
- a CDS encoding GNAT family N-acetyltransferase translates to MTRGSLLIRDATAQDADAITSMVRDAMAAEARLPSGSRLVLDPPGGPTPDFTAVIASPEFRTLLAIETGSGQIAGFAVTSENLFSSLVGRPAIDVHYLVVPDQRRHRGVGRELLAAVTRFAEELSAEYVIVGVANESRDVNRYFAKAGFMPMEHRRVTTVGTLRRTLGLGQPVAARETARRRIRGRSSSLG
- a CDS encoding ABC transporter ATP-binding protein; its protein translation is MLELKDVVVNYGAIEALHGIDLQVNEGEVVSLIGANGAGKTTTMRAISGVRPLTRGSIVFEGEDISRMAPHHRVQAGICQAPEGRGIFPGMTVLENLDMGTYARKFESKQAYNQMVEHVFELFPRLAERKDQKGGLMSGGEQQMLAIGRALMSRPRLLLLDEPSLGLAPKIIQQILEIISTINREGVTVLLVEQNAKGALSRSHRAYILETGAVTKSGTGKELLHDQSIIDAYLGGQG